From a region of the Apteryx mantelli isolate bAptMan1 chromosome 20, bAptMan1.hap1, whole genome shotgun sequence genome:
- the LOC136993789 gene encoding olfactory receptor 6B1-like — MEKGEWDNCTSPVKFILLGMGNVSSLKTLFFLLLLMIYSVTMVGNILIVVLVVADQHLHTPMYFFLGNLSSLETCYSSTILPRLLASFLTGDSSISAHGCITQLHFFCAFASSECYLLAVMSYDRYLAICQPLLYASLMTWKVSLWLTAASWLVGFLSCTIVPSFLSQFKFCGPKKIDHFFCDLTPLLELSYSDTRVVTTVSFILCFLTLVFPFLFTLASYVCIIAAILRIPSSVGRQKAFSTCSSHLTVVTVFYGTLITVYMVPRTPQLRQLNKVFSFFYTILTPLVNPLIYSLRNREVREALRKALRKALAFTQSSQQFCTPA; from the coding sequence atggagaaaggggaatgggacaattGTACATCGCCAGTGAAGTTCatcctgctgggaatggggaatgtcTCTTCATTAAAGACGCTGTTCTTCCTTCTCTTGCTCATGATCTACTCAGTGACCATGGTTGGGAATATCCTCATCGTTGTGCTCGTGGTGGCAGACCAGCATctgcacactcccatgtacttcttcctgggcaatctgtcctccttggagacctgctacagctccaccatcttgccccggctgctggccagcttcctgactggggacagcaGCATCTCTGCTCATGGCTGTATTACACAACTACATTTCTTTTGCGCTTTTGCATCTAGCGAGTGTTACCTCCTGGCGGTCATGTCctatgatcggtacttggccatatgccagcccctgctctatgcaagcctcatgacctggaaagTCTCTCTATGGCTGACAGCAGCATCTTGGCTAGTGGGATTCCTTAGCTGTACAATAGTCCCTTCTTTCTTATCGCAGTTTAAGTTCTGTGGCCCTAAGAAAAtcgaccacttcttctgtgatcttaCCCCGTTGCTGGAACTCTCCTACAGTGACACCAGGGTGGTTACAACAGTAAGTTTTATCCTATGTTTCCTTACTCTAGTgttccctttcctgttcacactgGCCTCCTAtgtgtgcatcatagctgccatcctgaggatcccgtccagtgtgggcaggcagaaggccttctccacctgctcctctcacctcactgttgtcactgttttctatggcaccctcatcacTGTCTATATGGTGCCCAGAACtccccagctgaggcagctcaacaaagtgttctcctttttctacaccatcctcacgcccctggtcaatcccctcatctacagcctgcggaacagggaggtcagggaggccctgaggaaagcactcaggaaagctctggcttTCACCCAGAGCTCACAGCAGTTCTGCACTCCTGCATGA